Proteins encoded by one window of Emticicia oligotrophica DSM 17448:
- the ctlX gene encoding citrulline utilization hydrolase CtlX, translating into MQAQTTSNILMIRPVNFAFNEQTAESNAFQDVKAKSLTSSITQADALNEFDGMVSQLRSAGVNVMVYDDTLEPYTPDSIFPNNWVSFHHSGKVCLYPMQAENRRLERRSDIIDDLRKKFHVEVVLDFTHFEKEGKYLEGTGSMVLDRMNRIAYACLSPRTNSDVLDAWAKQMNGYQLVKFTSVDGQGKEVYHTNVVMCIGDTFAVVCLASIPDLDERLKVKESLESSGKNIIEISLEQMNQFAGNMLLVKTQKGNHLLVMSTTAFNSLNHAQRVELEEYADIQHFDLSMIENCGGGSARCMMAEVHLPEK; encoded by the coding sequence ATGCAAGCACAAACCACATCAAACATACTAATGATTCGGCCCGTAAATTTTGCTTTTAATGAGCAAACAGCCGAAAGTAATGCTTTTCAAGATGTAAAGGCTAAATCTCTAACAAGTAGTATCACACAGGCTGACGCCCTCAACGAATTTGATGGAATGGTCAGTCAACTCCGCTCAGCAGGTGTAAATGTGATGGTTTATGATGATACCCTTGAACCATATACACCGGATAGCATTTTCCCGAATAATTGGGTTTCTTTTCACCACAGTGGAAAGGTTTGCTTGTATCCAATGCAAGCCGAAAATCGTCGATTAGAGCGTAGAAGCGACATCATTGATGATTTGCGTAAAAAATTTCATGTAGAAGTTGTTTTAGATTTCACGCATTTCGAAAAAGAAGGCAAATATTTGGAAGGAACGGGCAGTATGGTGCTCGACCGAATGAATCGTATTGCCTATGCTTGCCTTTCACCAAGAACCAATTCAGATGTACTCGATGCTTGGGCAAAACAAATGAATGGCTATCAATTGGTAAAATTTACATCCGTTGATGGGCAAGGAAAGGAAGTATATCACACCAATGTTGTGATGTGCATAGGTGATACTTTTGCGGTAGTTTGTTTGGCTTCTATTCCTGATTTAGATGAACGCCTCAAAGTAAAAGAATCGCTTGAGAGTAGCGGGAAGAATATCATTGAAATTTCACTTGAACAAATGAATCAGTTTGCTGGCAATATGCTCTTAGTGAAAACGCAAAAGGGTAATCACTTGCTCGTAATGTCAACAACGGCATTCAATTCACTCAACCATGCTCAAAGAGTAGAATTAGAAGAATATGCAGATATTCAACACTTCGACTTATCAATGATTGAAAACTGCGGTGGTGGTTCTGCACGTTGCATGATGGCAGAAGTTCATCTGCCTGAGAAATAA
- a CDS encoding arginine deiminase family protein, translating into MNNNIFVSSEVGTLHRLIIHSPDSGLGKVVPSKAQDWLFEDIVHLETMRRDEYDFYVKILLYFLDTEKVKGKLSEIDADKTRNFYKPHNEKYFNSDKVIEFEKLLSEILEDATVRTQLIAAVSAVEECSFQFQVEMNQLSSIDLTKVLITGILPNNKMLFPPIPNLIFTRDIGIVVNDHLLLNKPAKYARTRESLLAKYVFFNHPIFKDLQGKIVEITEDENHFLLPEEEQEGRLNTLEGGDVMMVAPNHLLIGVSERTSVEAARQAIDLLFERNVVQKVTIVKIPQKRDYMHIDTIFTQIKRNVWVLLGSLGRIQEEAARQSIWEELGQQPSYEKLTIKQFINKDDGVKVKDFANLEDLLSSITKDDLNCYEDIKFVYSGNNEFPYGAREQWTDSCNLLVVKEGVAIGYDRNDKTAEAFREAGFQTIRAAELLNKFEKNELSPENISNTIILLPSAELSRARGGSHCMSMPILRVLNSDF; encoded by the coding sequence ATGAACAATAATATATTTGTATCTTCCGAAGTAGGTACGCTACACCGCCTTATTATACATAGCCCTGACAGTGGTCTTGGAAAAGTTGTACCTTCAAAAGCCCAAGATTGGTTATTTGAAGACATTGTTCATCTCGAAACAATGCGTAGAGATGAATATGATTTTTATGTAAAGATTTTGCTTTATTTTCTAGATACTGAAAAAGTGAAAGGAAAACTTAGCGAAATTGATGCTGATAAAACTCGTAACTTCTATAAACCTCACAATGAGAAATATTTCAACTCAGATAAAGTGATTGAATTTGAAAAACTATTATCTGAAATTCTTGAAGATGCCACCGTACGTACACAACTTATTGCAGCGGTAAGTGCAGTTGAAGAGTGTTCATTCCAATTTCAAGTTGAAATGAACCAACTTTCAAGTATTGATTTAACTAAAGTGTTGATAACAGGCATTTTACCCAATAATAAAATGCTTTTCCCACCGATTCCAAATTTGATTTTTACACGTGATATTGGTATTGTAGTAAACGACCATCTTTTGCTCAATAAACCAGCTAAATACGCTCGTACACGTGAATCACTTTTAGCGAAATATGTTTTCTTTAATCATCCTATTTTCAAAGATTTACAAGGAAAAATCGTTGAAATTACCGAAGATGAGAACCATTTTCTTTTACCCGAAGAAGAACAAGAAGGACGTTTAAATACGCTCGAAGGCGGCGATGTAATGATGGTCGCTCCTAACCATTTACTAATTGGCGTGAGTGAGCGTACATCAGTTGAAGCGGCACGTCAGGCGATAGATTTACTCTTTGAAAGAAATGTTGTGCAGAAAGTGACGATTGTGAAAATTCCACAAAAACGTGACTACATGCACATTGACACCATTTTTACACAAATTAAACGCAATGTTTGGGTTTTATTGGGTTCTTTAGGGCGTATTCAAGAAGAAGCAGCCAGACAATCTATTTGGGAAGAACTCGGACAACAACCAAGTTATGAAAAACTTACTATCAAACAATTTATTAACAAAGATGATGGTGTAAAAGTAAAAGACTTTGCCAATTTAGAAGATTTACTTTCTTCGATAACCAAAGACGATTTGAATTGTTATGAAGATATAAAGTTTGTGTATTCTGGTAATAATGAGTTTCCGTACGGTGCTCGTGAACAATGGACAGACTCATGTAATTTATTAGTAGTGAAAGAAGGAGTAGCTATTGGCTATGATAGAAATGATAAAACCGCCGAGGCATTTCGTGAAGCTGGTTTTCAGACCATTCGAGCCGCTGAATTACTCAATAAATTTGAAAAAAATGAGCTTTCGCCCGAAAACATTAGTAATACAATCATATTGTTACCATCTGCTGAGCTTTCAAGGGCGAGAGGTGGCTCACATTGTATGAGTATGCCAATTTTGAGAGTTCTGAATTCAGATTTCTGA
- a CDS encoding cyclic nucleotide-binding domain-containing protein produces the protein MANLFIRNREQSQLVLFFLHNFFISIGTVLVYVSANIILLENHPEFSLPIAYIASTLAMMVVGKIYEYYEHHYLLQKLSMRVLLSVLVLSLLMGMIVYVSHSIFTAIGIMVGFRIIYLLVNLEFWGVSAVVFDVRQSKRIFSVIGSGDVPAKAIGAILTVLIHSTSVLSILIGVAFFTFLLAFFTQKRTFQLTDVPESQPERRIRKDDAKYIQQLFGGNRLIFEMCVGLVAVALSATWIEYNFFVNVKYKFHSQHDIIAFVGYTLAITYTISTVIKLLLSSKVIERFGLRNALLFLPIGTVLISIVLVFLSSFRDDETSLLMDFSAAYLLFEVMRRTVFDPVFLVMFQPLSTHQRLKGHTLAKGFYEPLGMGIAGLLLLAEYYFDFSFTWIHFGFTVISAFIASYYLSRAFRHYIIELKSALGKRFLSTEELVVQKEALSAIIKNIESNNAEEVISAINWIGKYDGDKLIKYIPQLLKHDSEAVRLSALQLLQNKQLTPNIVEILSKNIVQESNSELRKLGGQILAQQAIWPTEKIEGVLKATDYALIEGVLMATLPDSKKVGEAKFKEFCLKESSIAEKRLALRLIEKLKLYESELFVMEALSDENLKLEAIEAAGSLATPNLLNQLSVLLANHFYGKRILNLLISVGDKSLSVIEPLKGSEDAYLLRNLVSFCEKYQTEESRKLLLHLISEKDFEISTNALKAHGSFVKKESLNNFFENLLEVELKRACQILHGFDTIASSTLQFELDQSSDRIFYILSSIYDRDIVQDAMQGVRHSSREKRANALEILDNIIPREIYRCLHSLLDETSIEEKKEVFAAYVGEEMSMQSMVDVIVENGEKMFGTWTLTQAIQAWKPSIKQISIVEKYLNYPKSLVKEAAFDLLALSEILKKQPELAKYMSHTHEKTTISELERVLVLKNTQLFAETPENVLTSIVPIMKEISFHEGKTIFKKGEIGNCMYIIYAGEIGIYDHETLLATFKKGDVFGELALLDAEPRSASAIVESDVLLFRIDQADFYDLMEERNELLRSVLRILCQRIRNQNDKIRSLS, from the coding sequence ATGGCTAATTTGTTTATCCGAAATCGAGAACAATCGCAGTTAGTTTTATTTTTTCTTCATAATTTCTTTATCAGTATCGGGACAGTCTTGGTCTATGTCTCGGCCAATATTATTTTGCTTGAAAATCACCCTGAATTTTCTTTACCTATTGCCTACATAGCTTCTACATTAGCGATGATGGTTGTAGGGAAAATATACGAGTATTATGAACACCATTACCTTCTGCAAAAATTGAGTATGAGGGTATTATTATCGGTTTTGGTGCTGTCGTTGCTCATGGGAATGATAGTTTATGTGAGTCACTCAATATTCACAGCCATTGGAATAATGGTGGGTTTTAGAATTATTTATTTGCTCGTAAATTTAGAATTTTGGGGAGTTTCGGCAGTGGTTTTTGATGTGCGTCAGAGTAAGCGAATTTTTAGTGTAATTGGCTCGGGCGATGTACCTGCCAAAGCCATTGGTGCTATTTTAACCGTGCTTATTCATTCAACCTCGGTGCTCTCAATTCTGATTGGTGTTGCGTTCTTTACATTTTTATTAGCCTTTTTTACCCAAAAACGCACTTTTCAACTGACAGATGTGCCAGAGTCTCAACCCGAACGTAGAATAAGAAAAGATGATGCCAAATATATTCAGCAATTATTTGGTGGTAATCGATTGATATTCGAAATGTGTGTTGGCTTGGTGGCAGTGGCACTTTCTGCAACTTGGATAGAGTATAATTTTTTCGTAAATGTTAAGTATAAATTTCATAGTCAGCACGATATTATCGCCTTTGTTGGTTATACTTTAGCAATAACTTATACAATATCAACAGTTATCAAACTCTTGCTTTCGAGCAAAGTAATTGAGCGTTTTGGTCTTCGAAATGCCTTGCTTTTCTTGCCAATCGGTACAGTTTTGATTTCGATAGTGCTCGTTTTTCTCTCTTCTTTTAGAGATGATGAGACCTCACTTTTAATGGATTTTAGTGCGGCTTATTTGCTTTTTGAAGTAATGCGTCGAACGGTTTTCGACCCTGTATTTCTGGTGATGTTTCAGCCACTTTCTACCCACCAACGGCTCAAAGGACATACATTGGCTAAAGGTTTTTATGAACCTCTTGGAATGGGAATAGCTGGTCTTTTGCTTTTAGCTGAATATTATTTCGATTTTTCATTTACTTGGATTCATTTTGGTTTCACGGTCATTTCTGCATTTATAGCTTCTTATTATTTGAGTCGAGCGTTTCGTCATTACATCATCGAATTAAAATCGGCTTTGGGTAAGCGTTTCCTTAGTACAGAGGAGTTAGTTGTTCAAAAAGAAGCTCTTTCTGCAATCATAAAAAATATTGAAAGCAATAATGCAGAGGAAGTGATTAGTGCGATTAATTGGATTGGAAAATATGATGGAGATAAACTTATAAAGTATATACCACAGCTTTTGAAGCATGATTCAGAGGCTGTACGGTTGAGTGCTTTACAACTACTCCAAAATAAGCAATTAACACCGAATATTGTAGAAATCCTATCTAAAAATATTGTTCAAGAATCAAATAGTGAATTGCGAAAACTGGGCGGTCAAATATTAGCTCAGCAAGCAATTTGGCCAACTGAAAAGATTGAAGGGGTTCTAAAAGCAACAGATTATGCTTTAATAGAAGGTGTTTTAATGGCTACTTTGCCAGATTCAAAAAAAGTTGGAGAAGCTAAGTTTAAGGAGTTTTGTCTAAAAGAAAGTTCAATAGCCGAAAAACGTTTGGCTTTAAGGCTTATCGAAAAATTAAAACTTTATGAGAGCGAGCTTTTCGTAATGGAGGCTCTTTCTGATGAAAACTTAAAACTTGAGGCCATCGAAGCTGCGGGAAGTCTAGCTACTCCCAATTTACTAAATCAATTGAGTGTACTGCTTGCGAACCATTTTTACGGGAAACGAATCTTAAATTTGCTTATAAGTGTGGGTGATAAAAGTTTATCAGTTATTGAGCCTTTAAAAGGAAGTGAAGATGCTTATTTGCTAAGAAATTTGGTTAGTTTCTGCGAAAAGTATCAAACAGAGGAAAGTCGAAAACTTTTGTTGCATCTTATTTCTGAAAAAGATTTTGAGATAAGTACAAACGCCCTAAAAGCACATGGTAGTTTTGTGAAAAAGGAATCTTTGAACAACTTTTTTGAGAACTTACTAGAGGTAGAATTAAAACGAGCATGCCAAATTCTTCATGGATTTGATACCATAGCTAGTAGTACCCTTCAATTTGAATTAGACCAATCATCTGACCGTATTTTTTATATACTTTCTTCGATTTATGACCGTGACATTGTGCAAGATGCCATGCAAGGCGTAAGACATTCATCAAGAGAAAAAAGAGCAAATGCCCTTGAAATTTTAGACAATATTATTCCGAGAGAGATTTATCGTTGTTTACATTCTTTGCTTGATGAAACGTCTATTGAAGAAAAGAAAGAAGTTTTTGCTGCTTATGTAGGTGAAGAAATGTCGATGCAATCAATGGTTGATGTGATTGTAGAAAATGGTGAAAAAATGTTTGGAACGTGGACACTCACACAAGCAATTCAAGCATGGAAACCGTCAATTAAACAAATTTCAATCGTAGAAAAATATTTGAACTATCCAAAAAGCTTAGTTAAAGAAGCTGCTTTTGATTTATTGGCTTTGAGCGAAATCTTGAAAAAACAACCCGAATTAGCAAAATATATGAGTCACACGCACGAAAAAACGACTATTTCAGAGCTTGAAAGAGTATTAGTGCTTAAAAACACCCAACTCTTTGCCGAAACCCCCGAAAACGTACTAACGTCGATTGTGCCAATTATGAAAGAAATTAGTTTTCATGAAGGTAAAACTATTTTCAAAAAGGGGGAAATTGGGAATTGTATGTATATTATCTATGCTGGAGAAATTGGAATTTATGACCACGAAACGCTCTTGGCAACTTTCAAGAAAGGAGATGTTTTTGGCGAGCTTGCTCTACTCGATGCTGAACCTCGTTCCGCATCAGCAATTGTAGAAAGTGATGTATTACTTTTTAGAATCGACCAAGCAGATTTCTATGATTTGATGGAAGAACGCAATGAATTACTGAGAAGTGTACTCCGTATTTTATGTCAAAGAATCAGAAATCAAAATGATAAAATCAGAAGCTTAAGTTAG
- a CDS encoding sensor histidine kinase, which translates to MNGIDYSQIGSAMLGTSLAMRFLDINLEIAKKDPKLSQILKFTWLWVFIFLFGAELLKLKFITEHIYNIVGLVAIYIVYQYRQEPVARMLGTAIIPSVIAVFLRDITKFIFPVFYKENDDIIGLIFSFTVFWLLGFAFYTQRQVKQQRIEREQAEQERKIMEAKKQELEYQVAERTAELRKQKESLEIALEELKITQNQLIHAEKMASLGELTAGIAHEIQNPLNFVNNFSEVSVELCQELKEELDRENFDKEYIVEILGDISKNQQKIAHHGQRAASIVRGMLQHSRASTGQKELTDINALADEYLRLSYHGLRAKDKTFNADFKTNLDADLPKIELIPQDFGRVLLNIINNAFYAVQQKSKLGIEGYKPTVTISTLKLEEEILIKISDNGTGMPESVKAKVFQPFFTTKPTGQGTGLGLSLSYDIITKGHGGSLEVESNEGEGTVFLINLPIK; encoded by the coding sequence ATGAATGGTATTGATTACAGTCAAATTGGTTCGGCCATGCTTGGAACTTCCTTGGCTATGCGTTTCTTAGATATTAATTTAGAAATAGCTAAAAAAGATCCTAAGCTGAGTCAAATATTAAAATTTACTTGGTTGTGGGTGTTTATATTTCTATTCGGAGCTGAGCTACTCAAACTTAAATTCATTACTGAACATATTTATAACATTGTTGGGTTAGTAGCAATTTATATTGTTTATCAATACCGACAAGAACCTGTAGCAAGAATGCTTGGAACAGCCATTATTCCAAGTGTAATTGCCGTTTTTTTGAGAGACATTACAAAGTTTATTTTTCCAGTATTCTATAAAGAAAATGATGATATCATTGGACTGATTTTTAGTTTTACTGTTTTTTGGCTTTTGGGTTTTGCTTTTTATACACAAAGACAAGTGAAGCAACAGAGGATTGAACGAGAACAGGCTGAACAAGAAAGAAAAATAATGGAGGCTAAAAAGCAAGAACTTGAATATCAAGTTGCAGAAAGAACAGCCGAACTCAGAAAACAAAAAGAATCCTTAGAAATTGCCCTTGAAGAATTAAAAATCACACAAAATCAATTGATTCACGCCGAAAAAATGGCATCTTTAGGAGAACTTACGGCGGGGATTGCTCATGAAATTCAAAATCCATTAAATTTTGTCAATAATTTTTCGGAAGTATCGGTCGAACTTTGTCAAGAATTAAAAGAAGAACTTGACCGAGAAAATTTTGATAAAGAATACATCGTTGAAATTTTAGGAGATATTAGTAAAAACCAACAAAAAATTGCTCATCATGGTCAGAGAGCAGCGAGCATTGTTCGTGGAATGCTTCAACATTCAAGGGCAAGCACAGGTCAGAAAGAATTAACAGATATTAATGCATTAGCCGATGAATACCTTCGTTTGAGTTATCATGGGCTTAGAGCAAAAGATAAAACCTTCAATGCTGATTTTAAAACGAACTTAGATGCTGATTTACCAAAAATCGAGCTTATTCCACAAGATTTTGGTAGAGTATTGCTAAATATTATCAATAATGCTTTTTATGCAGTTCAGCAGAAATCAAAGCTTGGAATTGAAGGTTATAAACCAACTGTTACAATAAGTACTTTAAAATTAGAAGAGGAAATTCTCATAAAAATTAGTGATAATGGTACCGGAATGCCCGAAAGTGTGAAGGCTAAAGTCTTCCAACCATTTTTTACAACCAAACCTACGGGGCAAGGCACAGGTTTAGGTTTAAGTTTGAGCTACGATATTATTACAAAAGGACATGGTGGTTCGTTAGAGGTAGAAAGTAATGAAGGCGAGGGAACCGTGTTCTTAATTAACCTACCTATTAAATAA
- a CDS encoding tetratricopeptide repeat-containing sensor histidine kinase: MKKYICLFLFLFTTNVLTAQVQGNYLIDSLKRELNKDIHDTTKVLILHKLTSNYTFENPIQALRYGREAWYLADSIRFEKGKVFVAISSGFIMATTSDYTEALSKLSEAVNICERKKMMKELISVYLNLSLLYTTRKQSSNALEYLTKAKQVEAKTKVKDVIIPLNLAEGYIYKDLGKSQMALNSFQNALKDVSPRKEAPQLPNINFYIGDTYWDMNQQDSAIKYYHKTLTYKETYMDAQAYYGLAKAFNAKKNIDSSIFYAKKALYFPEKSFLFNTTVAASLLLANIYEKQNNLNQALFYHKLAMEQKDSLFHQEEVREIERLNYEKKERELITQRRIMAHKSDLEDAIKIYGLSGLLFFLIIFFVILYRNYKIKHKANESLQEQKEEIHTQRVKAEKALEDLKATQAQLIQSEKLASLGELTAGIAHEIQNPLNFVNNFSELSIDLVKELKEEVENCPVNAENELIISQENKNYIDEILSDLTQNQEKINQHGKRASSIVRGMLQHSRTSSGEKEWLDINTLADEYLRLSYHGLRAKDKNFNADFSTDFAEDLPKISVIPQDIGRVLLNLFNNAFYAVNQRAVETGHALSLQSSKYKPMVIVTTKKKGNFIEIGVRDNGTGMSDTTLAKIFQPFFTTKPTGEGTGLGLSLSYDIITKGHGGMIEVESVEGEGTTFTVKLPV, from the coding sequence ATGAAAAAGTACATTTGTTTGTTTTTATTTCTTTTCACTACAAATGTGCTTACTGCACAGGTACAAGGAAATTATTTAATAGATAGTCTTAAACGTGAATTGAATAAAGATATTCATGATACAACCAAAGTACTTATTTTACATAAACTTACCAGCAATTATACATTCGAAAACCCTATACAAGCTCTAAGGTATGGAAGAGAAGCATGGTATTTGGCCGATAGCATTAGGTTTGAAAAAGGTAAGGTATTCGTAGCAATTTCTTCAGGTTTCATTATGGCTACTACTTCTGATTATACAGAGGCCTTATCGAAACTTTCTGAAGCTGTTAATATCTGTGAAAGGAAGAAAATGATGAAAGAGTTAATAAGTGTTTATTTGAATCTTTCATTGCTCTACACTACCCGAAAACAATCTTCCAATGCCTTGGAATATCTCACAAAAGCCAAGCAAGTCGAAGCTAAAACTAAGGTTAAAGATGTAATTATTCCTCTAAATTTGGCAGAAGGCTACATTTATAAAGATTTGGGTAAATCACAAATGGCACTTAATTCTTTTCAAAATGCATTGAAGGATGTATCACCAAGAAAAGAAGCTCCTCAATTACCTAATATCAATTTTTACATAGGCGATACTTATTGGGATATGAATCAACAAGATTCTGCAATAAAGTACTATCACAAAACACTAACTTACAAAGAAACCTACATGGATGCTCAGGCATATTATGGACTAGCCAAGGCATTCAATGCGAAAAAAAATATAGATTCAAGTATTTTTTATGCAAAAAAGGCTTTGTACTTTCCAGAAAAATCCTTCTTATTTAATACAACAGTAGCTGCATCTTTGTTGTTGGCTAATATTTATGAAAAGCAAAATAACCTGAATCAGGCACTATTTTATCATAAATTAGCGATGGAGCAAAAAGATAGTCTTTTTCATCAAGAGGAAGTTAGAGAAATAGAAAGGCTTAACTACGAAAAAAAAGAGCGAGAGTTAATTACTCAAAGAAGAATTATGGCACATAAGTCTGATTTGGAGGATGCAATCAAAATTTATGGGTTATCGGGGCTATTATTTTTCTTAATTATTTTTTTCGTGATTTTATACAGAAATTATAAAATCAAGCATAAAGCCAATGAAAGCTTACAAGAACAAAAAGAAGAAATTCATACGCAAAGAGTCAAGGCTGAAAAAGCATTAGAAGATTTAAAAGCTACCCAAGCTCAATTAATTCAATCGGAAAAATTGGCAAGTTTGGGAGAACTTACTGCTGGAATTGCTCACGAAATTCAGAATCCATTAAATTTTGTCAATAACTTTTCAGAATTGAGCATTGACCTTGTAAAAGAACTAAAAGAAGAAGTAGAGAATTGTCCAGTTAATGCCGAAAACGAATTAATTATTAGTCAGGAAAATAAAAACTATATTGATGAAATTCTTTCAGATTTGACTCAAAATCAAGAAAAAATTAATCAACATGGAAAGCGAGCAAGTAGCATTGTTAGGGGAATGTTACAACATTCTCGTACCAGTTCCGGAGAAAAAGAATGGTTAGATATCAATACTTTGGCAGATGAATATTTAAGACTCTCTTATCATGGTTTAAGGGCGAAAGATAAAAACTTTAATGCTGATTTTTCGACAGATTTTGCGGAGGATTTGCCAAAAATATCTGTAATTCCGCAAGATATTGGTCGAGTATTGTTAAATTTATTCAACAATGCGTTTTATGCGGTAAATCAGCGGGCCGTAGAGACAGGGCATGCACTGTCTCTACAATCCTCGAAATATAAACCAATGGTCATTGTCACAACAAAAAAGAAGGGCAATTTCATCGAAATCGGTGTGCGAGATAATGGAACTGGCATGAGTGATACAACCCTAGCCAAAATCTTCCAACCATTTTTTACAACTAAACCCACTGGAGAGGGCACAGGTTTAGGATTAAGTTTGAGTTATGATATCATTACAAAAGGGCATGGTGGTATGATAGAGGTAGAGAGCGTAGAGGGTGAAGGAACGACATTTACAGTAAAATTACCTGTTTAA
- a CDS encoding oxygenase MpaB family protein produces the protein MILPICLALLAIVAFFVFYYYNLYKQKYLRLIGKVTADSKAISELPPRDWKSHDLHSLRSKGDPLADATIAHIFSDIQDVKVVNNLFKLLTSDDMTLPDDVHPAIKKYFEESAILPEWTNRELMSFGHEYYLSQGILVGMLLFYKSLPECYTAGNGAAVLLRTTLLNDRSPNLDKLSDRLALTGTFIYKAMMPGSMEPKGEGIVSTQKIRLIHAASRYFILNRNKGTSEQWDTEKLGIPVNQEDMAGTLMAFSALVLEGLEILGVKMTTAERESYIHAWRVIGHIMGVENELLPINANDALNLGHAIIDDQMAPSEAGKALTESLLNFCEKKAPWFVSRDFHKSMLRFLMGDKLADMLGVNPVAKEHSQKFIGFIKWYVSVRQILSQYFFWTFFLRSVDKVLLKLSYEYLSKKSSKDIHFQLPKDPVTRA, from the coding sequence ATGATTTTACCTATTTGCCTTGCCCTGCTTGCCATTGTTGCTTTTTTTGTTTTTTACTATTACAATCTTTATAAGCAAAAATACCTTCGTCTTATCGGAAAAGTGACTGCTGATTCGAAAGCCATTTCTGAACTTCCACCGAGAGATTGGAAGTCACACGACCTCCATTCACTAAGAAGCAAAGGCGACCCACTTGCTGATGCTACAATCGCACATATTTTTAGTGATATACAAGATGTTAAGGTTGTAAATAATCTTTTCAAATTGCTTACCAGCGATGATATGACTCTGCCCGATGATGTTCACCCAGCAATCAAAAAATACTTTGAAGAATCTGCCATTCTACCCGAATGGACTAACAGAGAATTGATGAGTTTTGGGCATGAATACTACCTTAGTCAAGGAATTTTGGTTGGAATGTTGCTTTTTTATAAATCTTTACCCGAATGTTATACAGCGGGCAATGGTGCGGCTGTTTTGTTGCGGACTACTTTGTTAAATGATAGGTCGCCTAATTTGGATAAACTTTCAGATAGGCTTGCCCTTACAGGGACGTTTATTTACAAAGCCATGATGCCCGGCTCTATGGAACCCAAGGGTGAAGGCATTGTATCTACACAAAAAATAAGGCTTATACATGCTGCTTCGAGGTATTTTATTTTGAATCGAAATAAAGGTACATCAGAGCAATGGGACACTGAAAAATTAGGAATACCAGTAAACCAAGAAGACATGGCTGGTACTTTGATGGCTTTTTCGGCACTCGTTTTGGAAGGACTTGAAATACTTGGCGTGAAGATGACGACAGCCGAACGAGAATCTTACATCCATGCTTGGCGGGTCATTGGTCATATCATGGGTGTAGAAAACGAGCTATTGCCCATTAATGCAAATGATGCTTTGAACTTGGGTCATGCTATCATTGATGACCAAATGGCTCCAAGTGAAGCAGGTAAAGCCCTTACCGAATCACTTTTAAATTTTTGTGAAAAAAAAGCACCTTGGTTTGTCAGTAGGGATTTTCATAAAAGTATGTTGCGATTTCTGATGGGCGATAAATTGGCCGATATGCTCGGTGTAAACCCTGTTGCGAAAGAACATAGTCAAAAATTTATCGGTTTTATTAAGTGGTATGTGAGTGTTCGTCAGATACTAAGTCAGTATTTCTTTTGGACTTTCTTTTTAAGGTCAGTGGATAAGGTTTTGCTCAAATTATCCTATGAATATTTGAGTAAAAAAAGCAGTAAAGACATTCATTTTCAATTGCCTAAAGACCCAGTTACTAGGGCGTAA
- a CDS encoding transmembrane-type terpene cyclase, producing the protein MNQPWINFDYSTTGLIFNGIGCLLWVVTYIVLLFEIRKKKFVEMPVYVAGANLGWEFVWSFFFHPNTGLIYALSYIAAFLLDCFIFYAILKYGGKQPISDESRKHLPLFCIINLFFWIIFCYTFRDEGYDTLNGANSGYIINVILSLQCLVMLFQTPSSETNNFSMLLGWAKMLGTGFITLSLFYFFPTNHFVQVLGLACLGLDNIYIYTLWRRHGKWL; encoded by the coding sequence ATGAACCAACCTTGGATTAACTTTGACTATTCAACAACAGGACTCATTTTTAATGGCATTGGTTGCCTATTATGGGTGGTTACCTATATTGTGTTATTGTTTGAGATTCGGAAAAAAAAGTTTGTTGAAATGCCCGTTTACGTGGCAGGGGCGAACCTCGGTTGGGAATTTGTCTGGAGCTTCTTTTTTCACCCCAATACTGGATTAATCTATGCACTAAGTTATATAGCTGCTTTTTTGTTAGATTGTTTTATCTTCTACGCTATTCTCAAATATGGGGGTAAACAGCCTATATCAGATGAGTCAAGGAAACATCTACCGCTTTTTTGTATCATAAACCTATTTTTCTGGATAATATTTTGCTACACATTTCGTGATGAGGGCTATGATACGCTCAATGGGGCCAATTCTGGTTATATTATCAACGTCATCTTGTCGCTTCAATGCCTCGTCATGCTGTTTCAAACTCCTTCCTCTGAAACAAACAATTTTTCGATGCTTTTGGGGTGGGCAAAAATGTTGGGAACGGGTTTTATTACCTTGTCTCTTTTTTACTTTTTCCCTACCAATCACTTCGTTCAAGTGCTCGGTCTTGCTTGTTTGGGTTTAGATAATATCTACATTTATACGCTTTGGCGTCGTCATGGCAAATGGCTTTAA